The following proteins come from a genomic window of Mucinivorans hirudinis:
- a CDS encoding Holliday junction DNA helicase RuvB, producing the protein MSANVREIDRDAEFDSQIRPQQLAAFAGQEKIVRNLQIFIKAAIMRDESLDHVLLHGPPGLGKTTLANIITNELGVSLKITSGPVLDKPGDLAGLLTSLQEGDVLFIDEIHRLSPIVEEYLYSAMEDYKIDIMLDKGASARTVQIKLNPFTLIGATTRSGLLTSPLRARFGIQCHLQYYDNQTLTGIVERSASVLNVAIEHKAAVEIASRSRGTPRIANALLRRVRDFAMIQNDGVINPQITRIALDALDIDKRGLDQMDNKILNTIIQKFGGGPVGLGTIATAVSEDAGTIEEVYEPFLIKEGFIKRTPRGREATPLAYEHLGIAINRAGELF; encoded by the coding sequence ATGTCCGCAAATGTGCGTGAAATAGATAGAGACGCCGAATTTGACTCTCAGATTCGCCCGCAGCAGTTAGCTGCCTTTGCGGGTCAGGAGAAGATTGTGCGTAATCTGCAAATATTTATCAAGGCGGCAATTATGCGCGATGAGTCTTTAGACCACGTGCTTTTACACGGTCCCCCGGGACTCGGAAAAACCACCCTTGCAAATATCATAACCAATGAGCTCGGTGTTTCGTTGAAAATCACCTCGGGTCCTGTTTTGGATAAACCGGGTGATTTGGCGGGGCTGCTCACCTCCCTACAGGAGGGTGACGTGCTCTTTATTGATGAGATTCATCGCCTTAGCCCCATAGTCGAGGAGTATCTATACTCGGCGATGGAGGATTATAAGATTGATATTATGCTGGATAAAGGCGCCTCGGCGCGCACTGTCCAAATCAAGCTCAACCCCTTTACCCTAATCGGCGCAACCACTCGTAGCGGACTTCTTACCAGCCCGTTGCGCGCGCGTTTCGGCATACAGTGTCATCTGCAATATTATGACAACCAAACGCTTACTGGCATAGTAGAGCGTTCTGCCTCTGTTTTGAATGTTGCTATTGAGCATAAGGCAGCCGTGGAAATAGCCTCACGCAGCCGCGGAACACCCCGCATTGCCAACGCCCTCTTGCGCCGCGTGCGAGACTTTGCAATGATTCAAAATGATGGAGTTATCAATCCTCAAATCACGCGCATAGCACTAGATGCACTCGATATTGACAAGCGCGGCTTAGACCAAATGGACAATAAGATACTGAACACTATCATCCAAAAGTTCGGTGGCGGACCAGTCGGGCTTGGAACTATTGCCACAGCGGTTTCCGAGGATGCGGGCACAATCGAGGAGGTCTACGAACCGTTTCTTATCAAGGAGGGTTTTATAAAGCGTACTCCACGTGGGAGGGAGGCTACACCGTTGGCTTATGAACACTTGGGCATCGCAATCAACCGAGCAGGAGAACTATTTTAA